In a single window of the Planctomycetia bacterium genome:
- the tuf gene encoding elongation factor Tu → MAKEKFERTKPHVNVGTIGHVDHGKTTLTAAITAVQAAKGLAKFKAYDEVAKASEKDGRRDPTKILTIATSHVEYESEKRHYAHVDCPGHADYVKNMITGAAQMDGAILVVSAADGPMPQTREHVLLARQVNVPALVVFLNKIDLLDDPELLELVELEVRELLNKYDFPGDTIPIIRGQANAALNNPKDPKATECIGKLMEALDANIPDPVREADKPFLMPIEDVFSIKGRGTVGTGRIERGVIKVGEEVEIIGLSKEIKKTTVTGVEMFNKTLDEGQAGDNVGLLLRGVEKENLERGQVLAKPGSITPHTKFEAEVYVLTKEEGGRHTPFFTNYRPQLYVRTTDVTGSLKLLGGAEMCMPGDNVTLEVELIAPVALEEGVRFAVREGGRTVGSGVVTKVIA, encoded by the coding sequence ATGGCCAAGGAAAAATTCGAACGAACGAAACCACACGTGAACGTCGGAACGATCGGCCACGTCGACCACGGCAAGACCACGTTGACCGCAGCGATCACCGCCGTACAGGCTGCCAAGGGTCTGGCGAAGTTCAAGGCCTACGATGAAGTCGCCAAGGCTTCTGAGAAGGACGGCCGCCGCGACCCCACGAAGATTCTGACCATCGCCACGAGCCACGTGGAGTATGAATCAGAGAAGCGGCACTACGCCCACGTGGACTGCCCCGGCCACGCCGACTACGTCAAGAACATGATCACCGGCGCGGCCCAGATGGACGGCGCCATTCTCGTCGTCAGCGCCGCCGACGGCCCGATGCCGCAGACCCGCGAGCACGTCCTGCTCGCCCGTCAGGTCAACGTGCCGGCCCTCGTTGTCTTCCTCAACAAGATCGACCTGCTCGACGATCCCGAGCTTCTCGAACTCGTCGAGCTTGAAGTCCGCGAGCTTCTCAATAAGTACGATTTCCCCGGCGACACCATCCCGATCATTCGCGGACAGGCCAATGCCGCCTTGAACAATCCGAAGGATCCAAAGGCGACCGAGTGCATCGGTAAGCTCATGGAAGCCCTCGACGCCAACATCCCCGACCCGGTCCGCGAGGCTGACAAGCCCTTCCTGATGCCGATCGAAGACGTCTTCAGCATCAAGGGTCGCGGTACGGTCGGCACCGGCCGAATCGAGCGCGGCGTCATCAAGGTCGGCGAAGAAGTCGAGATCATCGGCCTTTCCAAGGAAATCAAGAAGACCACCGTTACCGGTGTCGAAATGTTCAACAAGACCCTGGATGAGGGTCAGGCCGGCGACAACGTCGGACTCCTCCTCCGCGGTGTTGAAAAGGAAAACCTCGAGCGCGGCCAGGTGCTCGCCAAGCCCGGCTCCATCACGCCGCATACGAAGTTTGAGGCCGAGGTTTACGTCTTGACCAAGGAGGAAGGTGGGCGACATACCCCCTTCTTCACCAACTACCGGCCGCAGCTTTACGTCCGTACGACGGACGTGACCGGCAGCCTGAAGCTCCTGGGCGGCGCTGAAATGTGCATGCCCGGTGACAACGTGACTCTTGAAGTCGAACTGATCGCGCCGGTTGCTCTGGAAGAGGGCGTCCGGTTCGCGGTTCGTGAAGGCGGCCGAACCGTGGGTTCCGGCGTCGTCACCAAGGTGATTGCATAG
- the rpmG gene encoding 50S ribosomal protein L33 — translation MAKASKREWVWLECTETGDLNYRTQVNVSQGVPEKLKAGLNKFCPKLRRHTLHKIKRK, via the coding sequence ATGGCCAAAGCAAGCAAAAGAGAATGGGTCTGGTTGGAGTGCACCGAGACCGGCGATCTGAATTACCGAACCCAGGTAAACGTATCGCAGGGTGTCCCGGAGAAGCTCAAGGCAGGCCTGAACAAATTCTGTCCGAAGCTCCGCCGCCACACGCTCCACAAAATCAAGCGGAAGTGA
- the secE gene encoding preprotein translocase subunit SecE codes for MKDSSGGDRNGGYADASQFAGQSQAPRQDGGGFFDIYKPSQGYNTRVWTGVAYGMMVCWLAYWLYEKFEIVGEGATTKYIQVGVAVTTIIGFGLLGYWCLALNRKICDFLIATEGEMKKVNWTSRKEIFGSTKVVIFVLVFMSILLFVVDIIFMVFFRTIGVLQAGGSIL; via the coding sequence ATGAAAGACTCGTCCGGCGGCGACCGCAATGGGGGATACGCTGACGCTTCGCAATTTGCCGGCCAATCGCAGGCGCCGCGCCAGGACGGCGGCGGCTTCTTCGATATTTACAAGCCGTCGCAGGGCTACAACACCCGGGTCTGGACCGGTGTCGCCTATGGCATGATGGTTTGCTGGCTGGCTTACTGGCTGTACGAAAAGTTTGAGATCGTCGGCGAAGGCGCCACCACCAAGTACATTCAGGTCGGCGTCGCCGTGACCACGATCATCGGCTTCGGCCTGCTCGGCTACTGGTGTCTCGCCCTGAACCGGAAGATTTGCGACTTTCTCATCGCTACTGAAGGCGAGATGAAGAAGGTCAACTGGACGAGCCGCAAGGAAATATTCGGATCCACCAAGGTCGTGATCTTCGTCCTGGTCTTCATGAGCATTTTGCTTTTCGTGGTGGATATTATCTTCATGGTATTCTTCAGAACGATCGGCGTTCTGCAGGCCGGCGGCAGCATTCTCTAA
- the nusG gene encoding transcription termination/antitermination factor NusG, whose product MSGESPHDNQPNAADEPVPAPAAPAPKRPPASAGALPMHWYVLRVASNCEDRVCEALSRKVKIERLEDRIGRVLVPTQREKRMRAGVARVFDRKLYPGYVFVEMATEEDGSIPEDVWFLVRETMSVGDFIGSDGKPTAMKPHDVEKMLAVIEKSAEQPTLAGMAGMKKGDPIKVKEGPFENFEGEIDEVFPDKGQVRVIVTIFGRATPIELEYWQIEQA is encoded by the coding sequence ATGAGCGGCGAGTCCCCTCACGACAACCAACCGAACGCTGCGGACGAGCCGGTCCCGGCCCCCGCGGCCCCTGCGCCGAAGAGGCCGCCCGCGTCCGCCGGTGCGCTGCCCATGCACTGGTACGTCCTCCGCGTTGCCAGCAACTGCGAGGACCGCGTCTGTGAAGCCCTGTCCCGCAAAGTGAAGATCGAGCGGCTTGAGGACCGCATCGGCCGCGTCCTCGTCCCCACCCAGCGCGAAAAGCGGATGCGGGCCGGTGTCGCACGCGTCTTTGATCGCAAGCTCTATCCCGGCTACGTCTTCGTGGAGATGGCCACCGAAGAGGACGGCAGCATTCCCGAAGACGTCTGGTTTCTGGTTCGTGAGACCATGAGCGTCGGTGATTTCATCGGCTCCGATGGCAAGCCCACCGCGATGAAGCCCCACGACGTCGAAAAAATGCTCGCGGTCATCGAGAAGTCCGCCGAGCAGCCCACCCTGGCCGGTATGGCCGGCATGAAGAAGGGCGACCCCATCAAGGTCAAGGAAGGCCCATTCGAGAACTTTGAAGGCGAAATTGACGAAGTCTTCCCCGACAAGGGGCAGGTTCGCGTCATCGTCACCATCTTCGGTCGGGCGACACCCATCGAATTGGAATACTGGCAGATTGAACAGGCCTAA
- the rplK gene encoding 50S ribosomal protein L11 — protein MAKKKKTPTATFKVQGAGGQATPAPPIGPACGQYGVNPGQFVMQFNERTKHLNGMPVTAVVNVYADRTFDFIVKSPPASVLLKDAAKIAKGSGVPHKEKVGKVTDAQVESIAKQKMPDLNCHDMVAAKRIIAGTARNMGIEIVG, from the coding sequence GTGGCAAAAAAGAAGAAAACTCCGACAGCGACATTCAAGGTTCAGGGTGCGGGAGGCCAGGCGACGCCCGCGCCGCCCATCGGCCCGGCATGCGGTCAGTACGGCGTCAACCCCGGCCAGTTCGTCATGCAGTTCAACGAGCGCACCAAGCACCTCAACGGCATGCCCGTCACCGCGGTGGTCAACGTTTATGCCGATCGGACCTTCGACTTCATCGTCAAGAGCCCGCCCGCTTCGGTCCTGCTCAAGGATGCCGCCAAGATCGCCAAGGGCAGCGGCGTCCCCCATAAGGAAAAGGTCGGCAAGGTCACCGATGCTCAGGTCGAGTCCATCGCCAAGCAGAAGATGCCCGACCTGAACTGCCACGACATGGTCGCCGCCAAGCGCATCATCGCCGGCACCGCCCGGAACATGGGCATCGAGATCGTCGGCTGA